CATCTCGCGCTCACCCTGGAGCACGTGAATCTCCACGTTGGTCTGACCATCCACAGCAGTGGAGTAGGTCTCAGACTTCTTGGTGGGCACCGTGGTGTTGCGGGTGATCATCTTGGTCATCACACCACCGAGGGTCTCCACACCCAGAGAAAGAGGGGTGACGTCCAGCAACAGGATGTCCTTCACCTCACCGGCGAGCACACCGCCCTGGATGGCAGCACCCACGGCCACCACCTCGTCAGGGTTCACCGTCTGATTGGGATCCTTACCAGTCACTCGCTTGACCAGCTCGAGCACCGCCGGAATCCGGGTGGATCCGCCCACCATCACAATCTCGTCCAGCTCACCGGACGACAACTTGGCGTCCTTGAGTGACTGCTCAACAGGGACGCGGCAGCGATCAATCAACTTGGAGGCCAGCTCCTCGAACTTGCCACGGGTCAGGGTGAGGTCGAGATGCTTGGGCCCTTCTGGGGTGGCCGTGATGAACGGCAGATTGATCTCACTCTGGGTGGCGCTGGAAAGTTCAATCTTGGCTTTTTCAGCAGCTTCGGTGAGGCGCTGGAGAGCCTGCTTGTCCTGACGCAGATCGATGCCTTCATTCGACTTGAAGGTGTCGGCCAGGTGATCGACGATCACCTTGTCAAAGTCATCACCGCCGAGGTGGGTGTCACCCGAGGTGGACAGAACCTCAAAAACGCCATCGCCAACCTCGAGAACCGAAACGTCGAAGGTGCCGCCGCCAAGGTCGAAGACCAGGATCCGCTCATTGCTCTTTTTGTCGAGCCCGTAAGCCAAAGCCGCTGCGGTGGGCTCGTTGATGATGCGCAGCACCTCAAGGCCGGCAATCTTGCCCGCATCCTTGGTGGCCTGACGCTGGGAATCATTGAAGTAGGCGGGAACGGTGATCACCGCCTGGGTCACAGACTCTCCGAGGTACTTGCCGGCATCCTCTGCCAGCTTGCGCAGCACCTGGGCGGACACCTCCTCAGGGGCGAACTGCTTCTCGAGAACCGGACACTTCACCTTCACATTGGAGCCGGCTTTCTCAACCGAATAACTCACTTCCTTCGACTCTTCGTTCACCTCATCGACCCGACGGCCGATGAAACGTTTCACGGAATAGAACGTGTTGTCGGGATTCATGACCGCCTGACGCTTGGCGATCTGACCCACCAGTTGATCCTGGTTCTTGGTGTAGGCCACCACCGACGGCGTGGTGCGGAAGCCCTCGGCATTGGCGATCACAGTGGGCTTGCCACCCTCCATCACCGACACACAACTGTTGGTGGTTCCGAGATCGATTCCGACAACCTTGCCCATCCGTGCCTCCTTGCTTCGCGTAGTGACTGATTAGATCCTCTGCATCTTCGGCAGAGGCAATGCCTCCAGGCGAGGTGTGGTTCCCGAACAGGCCGATGAGGCAGCAGGCTGGTGCACAGGATTGTGCGACTCGCAATGATCAGCGGAACCACAGGACTGATCGGCTTGCTCGGACAACCCGTGAGCCATTCCCTGTCACCGGTGATGCATAACGCCGCGCTGAAAGCGATGCATCTCGATTGGCGTTACCTGGCGTTGCCCTGTGAAGCGGATGATCTGAAGACAGTGCTCAACGGACTGCAAGCCGTGGGTTGCCGCGGGCTGAACGTGACCATTCCGCACAAGCAGCAGGCAGCAGACCTCTGCCGGGAGCTGAGCCCTCTGGCCAAGCGACTGGGGGCCGTGAACACGCTCACGCCTCTTAAAGAGGGTGGATGGCATGGCCATAACACCGATGCCGAGGGTTTTCTGGCACCACTGCAGTCGTCTCCAGACCTGTGGCAAGGGGCGGAAGCTGTGGTGCTGGGCTGCGGTGGCAGCGCCCGAGCCGTGGTGGCCGGGCTGCAGCAACTTCCTCTGAGCACGATTCATGTGGCCGGTAGACGCCCTGACGCGCTGGAAACCTTTCTGGGCGACCTGACGTCCGACCAGGGCAACGACAGCGTGCCGCTGATCGGTATGGCCCTCGAAGCAGACCCGCTCAACCGGATCTTGAAACGATCGAAGCTTGTGGTGAACACCACTCCCGTGGGGATGCAGGGTCACGGGGATGACAACGCCATGCCGCTCGGCAGAGATCTTTGGACAGGCGTTGATGCATCCATGACCTTCTATGACCTGATCTACACACCACGACCAACGCCTTGGCTGATGCTGGGGCAACAGCTTGGATGCCCCAGCATCGATGGACTGGAAATGCTGGTTCAACAGGGAGCTGCCGCCCTGCGTCGATGGTCGGGCCGCGCGGATGTCCCGGTTGCGCTGATGCGCGAAGAAGCGCTTCGAAGCCTGAATGCGGATCAGGTTCTACCTGAAAGATTCACGGACTGAAGCAACGTTGTGAGTCACAAGACCTACGCTCGGGCCACTGTTGAGGCTGCGATGCCCATTCCCGCCTGGCAACGGTTCCTGGGTGTACTGGTGTACGTCCTGCCCTGGAGCGATGCAATTCCGTTCGGCAGCCATCTGATGGGTCAGTTCCCCTGGATGCAGTGGCTCACCCTGCCTGCATTGCCTCTCGTGCTGCTCGAACGGGGCATCCCCTTCGGAAATCTGCTGGTGTTCTTCCTGCTGTTCCTGGCTGTGGTGCGCAATCCAAACGTGCCCTACTTCCTACGCTTCAACACGCTCCAGGCCCTGCTGGTCGACATCATCGTGGTGCTGCTCGGCTACGCCTTTGGCATCCTGCTGCAACCACTCAGCAGTGGTCTGATGCTGCGCACCCTGTCGAGCACGGTGGTGGTGGCGGTGCTGGCTGTGGTGATCTTCGCTTTGATCGAATGCATCCGCGGCAGAGAACCTGATCTACCAGGATTGAGCCAGGCTGTTCGCATGCAGCTCTACTGAATGTGTCAACCCCAAGGAGATAGGCTGTTGGATCCGTCGCTCACGCAGTGAGCCTTCAGTCCCTGTCGGATCTGTCTCCATGACCCAGACGCCTTACTACGAGACCATGTACATCCTTCGTCCGGACATTCCGGAAGAGGAAGTTGAGTCTCATCTCACCAAGTACCGCGACATCCTGGTCGAAACCGGTGCTGATGTCCTGGACAACCAGATGCGCGGCAAGCGTCGCCTCGCCTATCCGATCGCAAAGCACAAGGAAGGCATCTACGTTCAGCTGAGCCACAACGGTGATGGACAGCAGGTTGCTGTTCTTGAGAAAGCCATGCGCCTCAGCGAAGACGTGATCCGTTATCTCACCGTCAAGCAAGACGGACCTCTGCCGGCTCCCCGCGTGGCTCCAGGCACTGAAGCCGCTGCACAGCCCGAAACAGCCGAAGCTTCCGCCTAAATCCAAGGCATTGTTCAACTGCTGACCGAGCGATAGCGTTCGGTCATGCAGCCTCCCGACGCCAACCATCAGGCACCATTACCTCTCTGGGATCCATCACCGGAGCCGGTTCAGGCTGATCCATACCAGGAAGACGACAACGATGCTCTGCGAGCGCGCATCGTTGAACTTGAGCAGATGGTTGAACACTATGAAGCACTGCTGAGTGAGCTCCCTGATCTGTTTGAGCGCAAGTTTCAGCAACGCCTGGAACCACTGATGGAGCGTTACCGCCTGCTGGCACGAGCTCAACAGATCCTGGGCGAACCTGCTCTGCCCCTGATTGAAGAGCCCTCAAAGCCGCTGCCAGAGATCCCCATTCCCCTTCTGGAGCGCTGGCGCAGCACAAGACACAACAATCGAAGGCGTGCCGATCGGCACGCCGCCTGATTCAGCAGGCAACTGCCTGACGGCTAACGGCGTCGCGCTGCCGACCAGATCCGGATGGGCAATCCCCAGATGTAGATGAAACCCTCTGCTGCGCGGTGATCGAATTGATCGTCGCTGCCGTAGGAGGCCATCTCAGGAACGTAAAGGCTGCTGTCGCTGGAGCTGCGCCCCGTGACGATGGCATTGCCCTTGTGCAGACGCAGGCGGACCGTGCCATTCACGTGGGTCTGGGTGCGATCCATGAATCCATCAAGCGCTTCCTTGAGCGGTCCGAACCAGAGGCCCTGATACACCAGGTCCGCCCACTGCATCTCCAGCTGACGCTTGGTACGAAGCACATCGGCTGCCAGGGTGAGGCTCTCCAGTTCCTGATGGGCCTGGATCAGCAGCAGCAGACCGGGGGTTTCATAGATCTCACGGCTCTTGATGCCGACCACTCGGTTCTCGATCATGTCGAGCCTGCCGATGCCATGCATTCCAGCCAGTCGGTTGGCTTCACGGATCAGCTCAACCGGTGCCAGCCGCACGCCATCAATACTGACCGGATTACCAGCCTCGAAGCCGATTTCAATCTCCTGAGCCTGAGACGGTGCCGCATCCACGGACACGCTCATGGCAAACACTTCTTCGGGAGGCGCAACCATCGGATCCTCAAGCGGACCCGCTTCAACGCTGCGGCCCAGCAGATTGAGGTCGATTGAATAGGGAGACTTCTTACTCACTGGAGCGGGAACCCCGCAACGCTCGCCATAGGCAATCGTTTCCTCACGGCTCATTCCCCATTCACGGGCAGGGGTGAGCACCTTCAGATCAGGAGCCAAGGCAGCGATCGCCACGTCAAATCGCACCTGATCGTTTCCCTTGCCGGTGCACCCATGAGCCACGGCATCGGCGCCAACCTCCCGTGCCACCTCCACCAGACGTCGGGCAATCAGCGGACGCGCCAGTGCTGTGGATAGTGGATAACGACCCTCGTACAAAGCATTGGCCCGGATCGCTGGAAAAGCGAACTCCTCGATGAAGGGTTGAATGAGGTCACCAACCAGGGACTGACTTGCACCAGCGTCCAGAGCCTTGAGACGAATCGGCTCCAGCTCATCGCCCTGACCGAGGTCTGCAGCAAAGGTGATCACCTCGTCGACTCCCCACTCCTGCTTGAGGTAGGGAATGCAGACACTGGTGTCCACACCTCCGGAATACGCGAGCACAACCTTCTTGGCGCGTCCCATCAAGCGGACTCCTGATCTGTATCGGAACTATTCCGATTCTCCACTCCCGCGGGACGACCACAGCAGCCATCCCGCCATCAGTCCTGAAGGCATCAACAGCAGAACCAGGATTGGAATGGCACTGGGCTCAAGAGGCTGAGGATGTTGCTGTCCCCAAAATCGCAGCAACGCGCTGATCAGCAGAGAGATTCCCCAGACAGAAGCGAGAATCACCGCTTTCTTCAAGGACTGGAAATGCGCGGTCTTCTATGATGAAGGATTGGCTCTGAAGATTTTGTCCTCAGCTCTCACGGACTTGAGCGCCCTCGACAACGTCAACCCGGCCCTGACCCGCTACGGACGCAAGGAGCCTGCACCAGTGCTTCCGCTGCGCGAGGAGCCCGATCTGCTGAGCTGGCTTGAAACCAGTGGTCGCCTGGTGGAGGACGAAGAGTCCAATTCACCCGAGGTGAGCACGGTGGAAGAAGAGGAACTCTCCGCGCTGATGGGTGAAAAAGAGGACTACAAGGCTGACGAAGAGAACGAAGAAAACTGGGAAGACTGACCTAGTGTCCCAGCGATTCGTCTTCGGGACTTGAGCGCTTCTGCGGACCGATCCACCCGTCTCGACGGCCGGGTTCCAGCTGCTGTGTTGATCACAGTGGTGGTGATGGTGGCCTTTGCGTCAGATCGCTGGATTCCCAACAGCCTGCTGAGCCTGCCCCTGCTCACGGCCACGCTGATTTCTGCCGTTGTGACCTGGTGGGGAGCACCTCGGCTGCGAGCTCTGAAGATGGGCCAGGTGATCCGAACAGAGGGTCCTGAAGCACATCAAAGTAAATCCGGCACTCCAACCATGGGAGGCCTTCTCGTCGTTCCCGTTGGAGTGATTGCGGGATGCCTGATCAGCTGGGAAGGACGCAGCGCCGAGCAGCTGCTGGCTGTTGGACTGGTCACGCTGGCTTACATGGTGATCGGTGGCATCGATGACTGGAGCAGCCTGACCAAACGCACCAACACAGGCCTAAAACCCAGAGGAAAAATTGTGCTGCAGAGTGCCGCGGCCATGCTGTTTCTTGGTTGGTCAGCCTGGCAGGGGTGGATCCCTGAGGCGGTCGTTCTGCCCCTCGGGATGGCCATTCCTTTCGGCTTACTGATCTGGCCACTGGGATTGTTCGTTTTCCTTGCGGAAAGTAATGCCACCAATCTCACTGATGGACTGGACGGCCTGGCCTCAGGCTGTGGCGCCCTTGTGTTCACGGGTCTAGGACTGCAGTTAATGCTGCGCGGCAACGAGGGTGACCCTGCGTTGGCAGCGTTCTGCATGGCGATGGCCGGTTGCT
Above is a window of Synechococcus sp. BIOS-E4-1 DNA encoding:
- the dnaK gene encoding molecular chaperone DnaK; amino-acid sequence: MGKVVGIDLGTTNSCVSVMEGGKPTVIANAEGFRTTPSVVAYTKNQDQLVGQIAKRQAVMNPDNTFYSVKRFIGRRVDEVNEESKEVSYSVEKAGSNVKVKCPVLEKQFAPEEVSAQVLRKLAEDAGKYLGESVTQAVITVPAYFNDSQRQATKDAGKIAGLEVLRIINEPTAAALAYGLDKKSNERILVFDLGGGTFDVSVLEVGDGVFEVLSTSGDTHLGGDDFDKVIVDHLADTFKSNEGIDLRQDKQALQRLTEAAEKAKIELSSATQSEINLPFITATPEGPKHLDLTLTRGKFEELASKLIDRCRVPVEQSLKDAKLSSGELDEIVMVGGSTRIPAVLELVKRVTGKDPNQTVNPDEVVAVGAAIQGGVLAGEVKDILLLDVTPLSLGVETLGGVMTKMITRNTTVPTKKSETYSTAVDGQTNVEIHVLQGEREMASDNKSLGTFRLDGIPAAPRGVPQIEVTFDIDANGILSVTAKDKGSGKEQSISITGASTLSDSEVETMVKDAEANASADKEKRERIDLKNQAETLVYQAEKQMEELGDKVDADAKTKVEEKRTKLKEATEKEDYDAMKPLLEELQQELYTVGASVYQQAGAEAGAAPGGDSGATPGGGSGSGESGDDVIDAEFTESK
- a CDS encoding shikimate dehydrogenase, yielding MHRIVRLAMISGTTGLIGLLGQPVSHSLSPVMHNAALKAMHLDWRYLALPCEADDLKTVLNGLQAVGCRGLNVTIPHKQQAADLCRELSPLAKRLGAVNTLTPLKEGGWHGHNTDAEGFLAPLQSSPDLWQGAEAVVLGCGGSARAVVAGLQQLPLSTIHVAGRRPDALETFLGDLTSDQGNDSVPLIGMALEADPLNRILKRSKLVVNTTPVGMQGHGDDNAMPLGRDLWTGVDASMTFYDLIYTPRPTPWLMLGQQLGCPSIDGLEMLVQQGAAALRRWSGRADVPVALMREEALRSLNADQVLPERFTD
- a CDS encoding Tic20 family protein — encoded protein: MPIPAWQRFLGVLVYVLPWSDAIPFGSHLMGQFPWMQWLTLPALPLVLLERGIPFGNLLVFFLLFLAVVRNPNVPYFLRFNTLQALLVDIIVVLLGYAFGILLQPLSSGLMLRTLSSTVVVAVLAVVIFALIECIRGREPDLPGLSQAVRMQLY
- the rpsF gene encoding 30S ribosomal protein S6, whose amino-acid sequence is MTQTPYYETMYILRPDIPEEEVESHLTKYRDILVETGADVLDNQMRGKRRLAYPIAKHKEGIYVQLSHNGDGQQVAVLEKAMRLSEDVIRYLTVKQDGPLPAPRVAPGTEAAAQPETAEASA
- a CDS encoding argininosuccinate synthase, which produces MGRAKKVVLAYSGGVDTSVCIPYLKQEWGVDEVITFAADLGQGDELEPIRLKALDAGASQSLVGDLIQPFIEEFAFPAIRANALYEGRYPLSTALARPLIARRLVEVAREVGADAVAHGCTGKGNDQVRFDVAIAALAPDLKVLTPAREWGMSREETIAYGERCGVPAPVSKKSPYSIDLNLLGRSVEAGPLEDPMVAPPEEVFAMSVSVDAAPSQAQEIEIGFEAGNPVSIDGVRLAPVELIREANRLAGMHGIGRLDMIENRVVGIKSREIYETPGLLLLIQAHQELESLTLAADVLRTKRQLEMQWADLVYQGLWFGPLKEALDGFMDRTQTHVNGTVRLRLHKGNAIVTGRSSSDSSLYVPEMASYGSDDQFDHRAAEGFIYIWGLPIRIWSAARRR
- a CDS encoding DUF3134 domain-containing protein, translated to MALKILSSALTDLSALDNVNPALTRYGRKEPAPVLPLREEPDLLSWLETSGRLVEDEESNSPEVSTVEEEELSALMGEKEDYKADEENEENWED
- the mraY gene encoding phospho-N-acetylmuramoyl-pentapeptide-transferase, producing the protein MLITVVVMVAFASDRWIPNSLLSLPLLTATLISAVVTWWGAPRLRALKMGQVIRTEGPEAHQSKSGTPTMGGLLVVPVGVIAGCLISWEGRSAEQLLAVGLVTLAYMVIGGIDDWSSLTKRTNTGLKPRGKIVLQSAAAMLFLGWSAWQGWIPEAVVLPLGMAIPFGLLIWPLGLFVFLAESNATNLTDGLDGLASGCGALVFTGLGLQLMLRGNEGDPALAAFCMAMAGCWLGFLIHNRNPARVFMGDTGSLAMGASLSAVALLSNSLWPLLVMGGVFLAESLSVIIQVWVFKATKGPDGVGRRVFRMAPLHHHFELGGISEQIVVPMFWLATAALVILGIVLRPT